The Aedes aegypti strain LVP_AGWG chromosome 3, AaegL5.0 Primary Assembly, whole genome shotgun sequence genome contains a region encoding:
- the LOC5567369 gene encoding leucine-rich PPR motif-containing protein, mitochondrial → MNTLRSLVLARHYRLASIRTVAASVVRPLSVSPSIGSLSRRKSPVVQTSFCGSFSTQANHRFKKAAKVTANPLDELKAEALAYRRVHMERLNQILEKPDDIPVEGYDFLLGCCGSFLLEHPVDTRMKLFQNLWFMAHRDGGKQVSLDRWKILLRIYRENGVELEGGVKEFLKRVEVDKDPEFYELVLAVACERGDAHGMWEVMELLKERGMGLNARIAATLVRGHSKAGDMEAVRTLLDSMSAGNVESDGGVYGELIIGWLKNDQLEKAQKLITEKGSLLSENHVIEALKEALVKGQTGVVKSLAKLLPEAVVQDSSIDPLIRNLCSVLYREGRYESVRTLLGELPVPEFKLNENYDSYAVPLIFDLVKSNAPLEEIVLLVDFLVKTKRNERALHVACECAAKHSIDIYPELLRLLKQQEDLRPHYFWPLIVQNFTRSGEAGVMDALKLMQRYKTELDVETISVFVLPKLSISLKDVRTSLKQFEDRGVKMSVLMTPFVSHLLYQNRFQDAINVVKLYSSKVDTEALIYPLVLQTTVNKSAEHFQTMASVISHLKDKAQNPKHDLAGQLLMELISNRKTKHDVSTIKSLLREFSTHRIRISRMSANVLKNHFSKAQQIDAGLDKLINSLVEDKLTIPSKEMFDSIIVHPRDMTYDELECHLGELEEKKLNCRGVLRRLLQVCVRENRLDRALEIKRKCDEAKVELSSGMLASVFDLHIKRKNVDEAGKTLEQIKTMFPGFLLDEHKVIDFAALLAEKGFPSTAQNVLKQRASSGHIRPGNSNKNIWNLLTNTAQWAAQHDPKSSKNHTGEMLNFLVQLGYCTFDNALLGPVIREYLLKNQTTNAVAEYKRIATEKRRTPLQLEIFTTLVRLTNSNDPEITPDQAKALLAEVIQIGSKIHGATNTNNTLIVALAEAGTEAQLRRILINPETRVNHEYILTQCEFLVNSGKLDVVLRLAKCARGLANVREADFLGVIMKQYARDNNCEAAVALFNRLQAEEGELKISGDFARKLIDLLEVNNYEVPNAVRLYAK, encoded by the exons ATGAACACGCTTCGAAGTTTAGTGCTGGCGCGGCACTACCGCTTGGCATCGATTCGTACCGTGGCAGCATCAGTGGTTCGACCTCTTTCCGTATCGCCTTCGATAGGCAGCTTGTCGAGGCGGAAATCGCCGGTGGTGCAAACGAGTTTCTGTGGGAGCTTCTCCACCCAAGCCAATCATCGATTCAAGAAAG CCGCCAAAGTAACGGCGAACCCGCTGGACGAACTGAAGGCCGAGGCACTAGCCTACAGGCGTGTTCACATGGAGCGCCTGAATCAGATCCTGGAGAAGCCGGACGATATCCCCGTGGAGGGATACGACTTCCTGCTCGGCTGCTGTGGCAGTTTCCTGCTGGAGCATCCGGTCGATACCCGGATGAAGCTGTTCCAGAACCTGTGGTTCATGGCGCACCGGGACGGCGGGAAGCAGGTTTCGTTGGATCGGTGGAAGATTTTGCTGAGGATTTATCGCGAGAATGGGGTGGAATTGGAGGGAGGCGTGAAGGAGTTTTTGAAGAGGGTTGAGGTGGACAAGGATCCGGAGTTTTATGAGCTGGTTTTGGCGGTGGCTTGCGAGAGAGGTGATGCCCATGGGATGTGGGAAGTGATGGAGCTGCTTAAGGAGCGAGGGATGGGTTTGAATGCAAGGATAGCAGCGACTTTGGTGAGGGGGCATTCGAAGGCAGGGGATATGGAAGCGGTGCGAACCCTACTAGATTCGATGAGTGCGGGAAATGTTGAATCTGATGGGGGAGTTTATGGAGAGCTGATAATTGGATGGCTTAAGAACGATCAATTGGAGAAGGCTCAGAAGTTGATAACAGAGAAGGGAAGCCTGCTAAGCGAGAATCACGTGATTGAGGCCCTGAAGGAAGCTCTGGTTAAAGGACAAACGGGCGTTGTCAAGTCCCTAGCAAAGTTGCTTCCGGAAGCCGTGGTTCAGGATTCAAGTATAGATCCCCTCATCAGAAATCTGTGTTCGGTTTTGTATCGCGAAGGACGATACGAGTCTGTGAGGACATTATTGGGAGAGCTCCCCGTTCCAGAGTTCAAGCTGAACGAGAACTACGATAGCTACGCTGTTCCATTGATATTCGATCTGGTCAAAAGCAATGCACCGCTGGAGGAAATTGTTCTGCTGGTGGATTTCCTCGTCAAAACTAAGCGAAATGAGCGAGCTCTGCACGTGGCCTGTGAATGTGCGGCCAAACACAGCATCGACATCTATCCAGAACTTCTACGATTGCTGAAGCAACAGGAAGATCTCCGCCCGCACTATTTCTGGCCGTTGATAGTGCAGAACTTTACCAGGAGCGGCGAGGCTGGAGTTATGGATGCACTGAAACTGATGCAGCGTTACAAAACCGAACTGGACGTGGAGACGATCTCCGTTTTTGTCCTTCCGAAGTTATCCATTTCCTTGAAGGACGTTCGAACATCGCTGAAGCAGTTCGAAGACCGAGGCGTCAAAATGTCCGTTTTGATGACCCCATTTGTATCGCACTTGCTGTACCAAAATCGGTTTCAGGACGCAATCAATGTCGTAAAGCTCTATTCCTCCAAAGTCGACACGGAAGCGCTCATCTATCCATTGGTACTTCAAACGACGGTTAACAAATCTGCGGAACACTTCCAAACAATGGCTAGCGTTATAAGCCATCTCAAAGACAAAGCCCAGAACCCAAAGCATGATCTGGCCGGTCAGCTACTCATGGAATTGATCAGCAATAGAAAAACCAAGCACGATGTTTCAACAATCAAATCCCTTCTCCGAGAGTTCTCAACCCACCGGATTCGAATCAGTCGGATGAGCGCCAACGTCTTGAAGAACCACTTCTCCAAAGCCCAGCAAATTGATGCAGGGCTTGATAAGCTGATCAACTCGCTGGTCGAAGACAAGCTTACCATTCCGTCCAAAGAGATGTTCGACTCCATAATCGTGCACCCGAGGGACATGACCTACGACGAGCTGGAATGCCACTTGGGCGAGCTGGAAGAGAAGAAGCTCAATTGTCGAGGCGTTCTCCGTCGACTCCTACAAGTTTGTGTTCGTGAAAATCGTTTGGATCGAGCCTTAGAAATCAAACGGAAATGTGACGAAGCCAAAGTCGAATTAAGCTCCGGCATGCTTGCCTCCGTGTTCGATCTGCACATCAAGCGGAAAAACGTGGACGAAGCCGGAAAGACCCTGGAGCAAATCAAAACCATGTTCCCGGGCTTCCTGCTCGACGAGCACAAGGTCATAGACTTTGCTGCACTCCTAGCCGAAAAAGGTTTCCCCTCCACTGCCCAGAATGTCCTCAAGCAACGAGCGTCTTCCGGACACATACGCCCTGGAAATTCCAACAAGAACATCTGGAACCTCCTGACGAACACCGCTCAATGGGCTGCTCAACACGACCCCAAGTCCTCCAAAAACCACACTGGCGAAATGCTCAACTTCCTCGTCCAACTCGGATACTGCACCTTCGACAACGCCCTCCTTGGCCCGGTCATTCGCGAATACCTCCTGAAAAACCAAACCACAAACGCCGTCGCGGAGTACAAGCGGATCGCCACCGAAAAGCGCCGAACTCCGCTTCAGTTGGAAATCTTCACCACCCTGGTTCGCCTCACCAACTCGAACGACCCGGAAATCACCCCCGATCAAGCTAAAGCCCTCCTCGCAGAGGTCATCCAGATAGGGTCCAAGATCCACGGGGCCACCAACACCAACAACACGCTGATAGTGGCCCTGGCCGAGGCCGGAACCGAAGCGCAACTGCGCCGGATTCTGATCAATCCGGAAACGCGCGTCAACCACGAATACATCCTGACGCAGTGTGAGTTCCTGGTGAACTCGGGTAAGCTGGACGTGGTGCTCCGCCTGGCCAAATGCGCCCGGGGACTGGCCAACGTGCGGGAGGCGGACTTCCTCGGGGTCATCATGAAGCAGTACGCGAGGGATAATAACTGTGAGGCGGCCGTGGCGCTTTTTAACCGGTTGCAGGCCGAGGAGGGGGAGCTTAAGATTAGCGGGGACTTTGCGAGGAAGCTGATCGACTTGTTGGAGGTGAATAACTACGAGGTGCCGAATGCGGTGCGATTGTATGCCAAGTGA